In Candidatus Margulisiibacteriota bacterium, a single genomic region encodes these proteins:
- a CDS encoding RnfABCDGE type electron transport complex subunit B — translation MTAGFWTLVILGGVLGLLLAVAAVWLSVAENPLIQRIQEILPGYNCGACGQSGCAGYAEALAANSAAIDLCVPGGAETLQKIAGLLNKEAAAPAGRKIAFVFCQGGVRALNAFAYSGILSCQAAAILQGGYKKCARACLGFGDCQKVCMFGAITISEYGVPRVDLDKCLDCGACLKVCPKKIIQRVPQREMKQVICSNHDTPKTAKAVCAAACISCGRCVKKCPFQAIELKNNLAVIDPDKCTNCGECAGECLTGAIV, via the coding sequence CGGCTGGTTTTTGGACACTGGTGATTTTGGGCGGAGTTTTGGGTCTGCTTTTGGCCGTGGCCGCGGTCTGGCTATCCGTCGCGGAAAATCCGCTGATCCAGCGGATCCAGGAAATTTTACCGGGTTATAACTGTGGAGCCTGCGGGCAGTCGGGCTGCGCCGGTTACGCTGAAGCTCTAGCGGCGAACAGCGCGGCTATCGATCTCTGCGTGCCGGGCGGGGCGGAGACTTTGCAAAAAATTGCCGGGCTGCTAAATAAAGAAGCCGCCGCGCCGGCCGGCCGGAAAATCGCTTTCGTTTTTTGTCAGGGCGGCGTGCGCGCGCTGAACGCCTTTGCTTATTCCGGCATTTTGTCCTGCCAGGCCGCGGCGATTTTGCAGGGCGGCTACAAAAAATGCGCGCGCGCTTGTCTGGGTTTCGGTGATTGCCAAAAAGTCTGTATGTTCGGCGCTATAACTATCAGTGAATACGGCGTGCCGCGCGTCGATCTGGACAAATGCCTGGACTGCGGCGCCTGCCTCAAAGTCTGCCCCAAAAAAATCATTCAGCGCGTGCCACAGCGCGAGATGAAACAAGTGATTTGCAGCAACCACGACACACCCAAGACTGCCAAAGCGGTCTGCGCGGCAGCCTGCATCAGCTGCGGCCGCTGTGTCAAAAAATGCCCTTTCCAGGCCATTGAATTAAAAAACAATCTGGCCGTCATTGACCCGGACAAATGCACCAAC